The nucleotide sequence GGTCCGAGCCCGGCGGCCCCCACCACGGCTCCCCGGACAAGGAACCCGCCGTACGGCTCAGGGTGTTGGAGGACGCCGGCCGCTCCTCCGTCCCCTTCACCTCCGGCCTGCTGATCGGCATCGGCGAGACCTACGAGGAGCGCGCGGAGTCGCTGTTCGCGCTGCGCAAGGTCGCCCGCGCCTACCACGGCGTCCAGGAGCTGATCATCCAGAACTTCCGCGCCAAGCCGGACACCGCGATGCGCGGCATGCCGGACGCCGAACTGGACGAACTGATCGCCACCGTCGCCGTCGCCCGGCACATCATGGGCCCGTCCGCCTGCCTCCAGGCCCCGCCGAACCTCGTCGACAGCGAGTACGAGCGGCTGATCGGCGCCGGGATCGACGACTGGGGCGGGGTCTCGCCGCTCACCATCGACCACGTCAACCCCGAGCGCCCCTGGCCGCAGATCGAGGAGCTGACCGAGCGGTCCCGTGCGGCGGGCTTCGAGCTGCGCGAACGGCTCTGCGTGTACCCGGAGTTCGTCCGCAGGGGCGAGCCCTGGCTGGACCCCCGGCTGCGCCCGCACGTCGCCGCGCTGGCCGACCCGGAGACCGGCCTGGCCCGGCCCGGCGTGCTCCCCGAGGGGCTGCCCTGGCAGGAGCCGGAGGAGGTCTTCACCGCCACCGGCCGCACCGACCTGCACGCCTCCATCGACACCGAGGGCCGCACCTCGGACCGGCGCGACGACTTCGACGAGGTGTACGGCGACTGGGCCGAGCTGCGTGAGGCCGCCGCCCCCGGCATGGTCCCCGAGCGCATCGACACCGACGTCCGCGAGGCCCTGCGCACGGCCGCCGACGACCCGACCAAGCTCACCGACGCCGAGGCGCTGGCCCTGCTCCACGCGGACGGCGCGGCACTGGACGCGGTGTGCCGGATCGCGGACGACGTGCGCAAGTCGGTGGTCGGGGACGACGTGACGTACATCGTCACGCGCAACATCAACTTCACCAACGTCTGCTACACCGGCTGCCGTTTCTGCGCCTTCGCCCAGCGCCGCACCGACGCCGACGCCTACACCCTCTCCCTGGACCAGGTCGCCGACCGCGCCCAGCAGGCGTGGGACGTGGGCGCGGTGGAGGTCTGCATGCAGGGCGGCATCCACCCGGACCTGCCCGGTACCGCCTACTTCGACATCGCGCGCGCGGTGAAGGAGCGGGTGCCCGGCATGCACGTCCACGCCTTCTCCCCGATGGAGGTCGTCAACGGGGCGAGCCGTACGGGGATGTCCATCAGGGAGTGGCTGACGGCGGCCAAGGAGGCGGGACTCGACTCCGTCCCCGGCACGGCGGCCGAGATCCTGGACGACGAGGTGCGCTGGGTGCTGACCAAGGGCAAGCTGCCCACGGCCACCTGGACCGAGGTCATCACCACCGCCCACGAGCTGGGCATCCGCTCCTCGTCCACGATGATGTACGGCCATGTCGACCAGCCCCGGCACTGGCTCGGCCACCTGCGCACGCTGGCCGGCATCCAGCAACGTACCGGCGGATTCACCGAGTTCGTGACGCTGCCGTTCATCCACACCAACGCGCCTGTCTACCTCGCGGGCATCGCGCGGCCCGGCCCGAGCGTGCGGGACAACCGCGCGGTGACGGCCATGGCCCGGCTCCTGCTCCACCCCTGGATCCCCAACATCCAGACGAGCTGGGTCAAGCTCGGCACCGAGGGCGCGGCCGAGATGCTGCGCTCCGGCGCCAACGACGTGGGCGGCACGCTGATGGAGGAGACCATCTCCCGGATGGCGGGCTCCTCGTACGGCTCGTACAAGTCCGTCCGGGATCTGGAGGCGGTCGCGGAGGCGGCCGGACGGCCGGCGAAACCGCGTACGACCCTGTACGGCGAGGTGTCCGAGGAGCGGCGGGCGGCGGCCCGCGCCTCGGACGGGCACCTGCCGGAACTGTTGCCCCTCGTGGACTGAGTACGATGATCCGACCCCGGATCTGAGAAGGGGTCCCACAGCGGAGGAGATGCGTACCCGTGGCTGCCCGACTGCCCTCGTGGGCCTGGGTCTCCGGACTTACGGTGGCGGCGACCGCCGCCGTCGTCGCCCTCGCCGTCCAGGCCGACCACGGTCCGCGTCCCGCGGCCCCGGCCGCGCACGCGCGCCCCACGGCCTCGGCCTCCCCGACCCCGTCCGCCCTCCCGACCCCCTCCGGCCCGCCCGCGCTGCCGGAGGCGTCGGGGGTGGGCCGCAGGATCGTCTACTCGGTCTACGCGCACCGGGTCTGGCTGGTGGACGCGACGGGGGAGTCGTCCCGGACGTTCACGGTGTGGCCGGGGACGGTGGACCCGCAGCCCGGGCGCTACACGATCACCGCGCGCACGGAGGCGACGACCGGCTCGGACGGCGTGCGGGTGGAGCACATCATGTACTTCACGGTCGCGTCCGGCGTGAACATAGGCTTCTCCAACGCCGTCGACGGCGCCTCGCCGCCGCCCGCCAACGGTGCCCGGACCGGCGGCATCCGCCTCCACAAGGAGGACGGAGCCGCACTGTGGTCCTTCGGTGACCTGCAGACCAAGGTGTCGGTCGTCAAATAGCCGGTTCCCGCCGCCCGTCGCGGTCCGGCAGGTGGTTGACGATCAGGGCGACCCCGCTGAGCAGGAACACGCGGGTCGCCGCGTCCACGCCGTTCCACGTCTTGGACTGCCACATGGCGAACCACTCGCCGCCTATGGCGATGAACCCGGCTCCGAACAGCAGGATCAGCATCAGCAGGCCGTAGGTGGAGAACCGGCGCGCGCGGACGGCGTCCCGCCGGGCCCACAGCCAGGTGCCCCACACGAGCACGGCGGCGGCCACCGTCTCCCAGGCGATGATCACCACGTACGCGGTGTCCTGGAGCGCGGTGCTGGTGATGGCCCGCCACATCAGGTGGTCGTCCTTGAACGTGGTGTCCATCGCCAGCACATGCCGGACGTACTGCTGGTTCGTCCCGAAGTCGGTGATGTTCCCGAGGGCGACGAGGGCGATGTACAGCGCGAGCACACCGGTGAGCACGGTGGCGGCGAGCCCGAGCCCGGTGCGCGCGGCACGGGCGGAATCGGCGGGGGCCGCAGAATCGGTCATGGTCATGACCGGAATTCTTCCCGACCTCCACCGGACAGGAACGGCTTTCGGACGCCGTGCGCCGCGCGGTTCACGGGGGAGGCCCTGTCGCCGCCGGAAAGGCCGGACGCGATGGAGGGAAGCGTCCGGACCTGACCGGTATGGGTCCGACGGAGACCGTTCGGCTCGATGATCGGAGCGTTCCGGGTCCATTACAGTGCTGACCGTCGTGCGGGCGGACGGTGGCGCGAGGAGGGCTGGATGGGTGCGGCGAGCGGCGCCGTCTGGGGTCGTGCCGAACAGCAGGACTTCCGCGGCCGCGTGCGCGGGACCCTGCTCGGCGCCGCGATCGGGGACGCCCTCGGCGCACCGGTCGACGCGCTGGACCTGGACGCGATCCGCGCCGCCCACGGCCCCGAGGGCCTGACCGACCTCGCGCCGGGCCGGGGCGGACGCGGCACCGTCACCCACCACACCCAGCTCACCCTGTTCACCGTGGACGGCCTGATCCGGGCGCAGGTCCGCCGCGACACCGGCGCCTGGCACCCGCCGACCGACCTGCACCGGGCCTACCTGCGCTGGGCGGCCACCCAGCGGGACTGGGGCCCGGACGAGCGCCGCGAGGAGGACGGCTGGCTGGCCCGCGAGGAGTGGCTGTACGCCCGCCGTGGGCCCACACGGGCCCTGCTGCTGGGGCTCGGCAACGACGTGATGGGCACGCTGGAGCGCCCCAAGAACCCCGGCGAGGTGGGCCCGGAGGCCGTCGCCCGCTCGGCGCCCTTCGGGCTGCTGGTCGGCTGGGAGCCGCAGCTCGTCGTCCAACTGGCCCTGGAGTGCGCCGCGCAGACCCACGGGCACCCCGTCGCGGTCCTCTCGGCGGGCGCGTACGCCGTCGTCGTGCACGCCCTCGCGCGCGGCGAGAGCCTGGACGGCGCCGTACAGAGCACGCTCGGCCTGCTGGCCGCCCGCCCCGGCCACGAACCCGTCACCGGCGCCCTCCAGCGCGCCCTGGGCGCCGTGCGGCAGGGGCTGCCGAGCCCGGCGCGGGTGGCGGAGCTGGCCGGGGAGGGCACGGCCGACGGGCTGCTGTCGGCCGCCGTGTACTGCGCGCTGGTCGGCGAGGACGTGCGCCACGGCCTCTGCCTGGCCGTGAACCAGAGCGGCCCCTCCGCCGCCGCGGGCGCCCTCACCGGCGGCCTCCTCGGCGCCCTGCACGGCGAGACGGCCCTGCCCCCGGCCTGGCTGCCGGAGCTGGAGGGCCGCCCCACGATCCTCGAACTCGCCGACGACTTCGCCATGGAGATGACCCAGGGCCCCGCCCTGCACAGCCCCGCCGGCTCCGCCCCGGGCTGGCTCGCCCGCTACCCGCGAGCCTGAGGGCCTCGCTCCGTCCGGGGCCCCATGCCGGGTTCGGGGCCCATGCCAGGTCCGGGGCCGGGGGCCCTCACTCCTTCCGAGGTGCCCCCACCACGTCGTCGCCCGCCGGGCCCGGTGCCGGGACGGTCGCCGTGCCGTCGCCGTCCGTGTTGATCCGGTCGATGACCGCCAGCCGCTCCGGGGTGTCCTCCGGCTTCACCCAGCCGATCAGCACGTACAGCACCAGCGACACCGCGAGCGGTACCGAGACCTGGTACTGGAGCGGCACCCCGCCCTCCACCTGCCAGTTGACGGGGTAGTTGACCAGCCAGAACGCCAGCAGGCCGGCCGCCCAGGCGGTGAGCGCGGCCGTGGGGCCGGAGCGGCGGAACGGGCGGAGCAGCCCCAGCATCATCGGGATGGCGATCGGCCCCATCAGCCCGGCCACCCACTTGATGACGACCGTGATGATGTCCTTGAAGGCGGGGGAGTCCACCTGGGTCGCCACCGCCATCGACAGCCCGAGGAAGACCACCGTCGTCACCCGCGCCGCCAGCAGCCCGGTCCGCTCGCCCCACCCGCGCGCCCGCCGCGACAGCACCGGTGCCACGTCCCGCGTGAACACGGCCGCGATGGCGTTCGCGTCGGACGAGCACATGGCCATGGTGTGCGAGAAGAACCCGACCACGACCAGCCCCAACAGGCCGTGCGGCAGGAGCTGTTCGGTCATCAGGGCGTACGCGTCCGAGCCGTCCGGCTTCTGGGCGCGCACCAGCAGCGGGGCCATCCACATCGGGAAGAACAGCACCACCGGCCACACCAGCCACAGCAGCGCCGACAGCCGCGCGGACCGCTCCGCCTCGCGCGGGCCGCTCGTCGCCATGTACCGCTGGGCCTGGTTGAGCATCCCGCCGTTGTACTCGAACAGCTTGATGAACAGGAACGCCAGCAGGAACACCGTCCCGTACGGCCCCGCCAGCGGCTCCCCGTGACCCTTGAGCGCCGGCTCGTCGAAGGCGCCGAACACCCCGATGTCCTTCTCGCCGAGCTTCAGCACCACCGCCACGAACATCGCCACCCCGGCGAGCAATTGGATGACGAACTGGCCGAGTTCGGTCAGCGCGTCCGCCCACAGCCCGCCGATCGTGCAGTACACGGCGGTCACCGCGCCCGTGATCAGGATGCCCTGGTTCAGCGACACCCCGGTGAACACCGACAGCAGCGTGGCGATCGCCGCCCACTTCGCGCCCACGTCCACGATCTTCAGCAGCATCCCGGACCAGGCCAGCGCCTGCTGGGTGGTGAGGTCGTACCGGTTCTTCAGGTACTCCAGCGGCGAGGACACCCCCAGGCGCGAGCGCAGCCGGTTGATGCGTGGCGCGAACATCCGGGAGCCGATGGCGATGCCCAGCGCGATCGGGAACGACCAGGTCACGTACGAGGTGATCCCGTAGGTGTAGGCGATGCCCGCGTACCCGGTGAACATCACCGCGCTGTAGCCCGACATGTGGTGGGAGATGCCGGACAGCCACCACGGCATCCGGCCCCCGGCCGTGAAGAAGTCCCCCACGTCGTCCACGCGCCGGTGCGACCAGAGGCCGATCGCCACCATCACGCCGAAATAGCCGATCAGCACCGCCCAGTCGAGACCGTTCATGTCTCCCCTCCCGCGTTCGGCTGCCGGCGTCAGCCAGTCAGGAATGTGAACTCTGGGTTTGAACATGGACGCGCGGCAAGGAAGCGTCGAGTCAAGGGGAGGTAAAATCGTTCGGTTCTCTGATTCAGGTTCAGAAATGTGAACGCATGCTGGGCTACTTCAGCTCGTCCGGGCAGGGCGTGCCGCGCGGCAACTGGTACGGCGCCGCCAGGTGGTACGTCCCCGCCCTCGGGGCCAGCAGCACCGTCCAGCGGTCGCCCGCCGCGTCCACCGGGGTCTCCTTCAGGCAGCCGTCGACGTTGACGTACGACTTCGGCGAACCCTCGGGGCGCCGCTTCGACTCCTCGGTCTCCTGCGGCGGCGTCAGGCTCTTGCCGTGCTCGTCCACCACGCTCAGCCACGGCGAGTACGGCACCCGGACCAGGATCCGTCCCGGCGCGCTGACGTCCAGCGTCATCTCGCCCTGCTCCGCCCGCCGGACCACCGCGTTCGGCTCGGCCATCGGCGCCGGGTCCGTCACCCGGTAGAGCTGCCAGTTGGAGTCGCTCCAGATCCGGTCCAGGTACGGCATCCCGCGCAGCACCAGCTCCCGCTCGCGCACCCCGCCGTCCCCGTCCGGGTCGTCCACCGCCGGCAGCACGACGTAGCGCACCGCCCAGCGCTGGAGCCACTCGTGGTAGTTGGCCGAGTTGAGGGTGTCGTCGTAGAAGAGCGGGTTGCGCTCCATGTCGGCCTGCCGGTTCCAGCCGCGCGCCAGGTTCACGTACGGCGCCAGCGCGGACGCCTCCCGGTGCGAGCGCACCGGGATCACCTCCACCCGGCCCTGCTCCGCGTCCGCCCGCTGCAACTGGTGCACCAGCGGCGCCAGCTCAC is from Streptomyces seoulensis and encodes:
- a CDS encoding DUF2165 domain-containing protein yields the protein MTMTDSAAPADSARAARTGLGLAATVLTGVLALYIALVALGNITDFGTNQQYVRHVLAMDTTFKDDHLMWRAITSTALQDTAYVVIIAWETVAAAVLVWGTWLWARRDAVRARRFSTYGLLMLILLFGAGFIAIGGEWFAMWQSKTWNGVDAATRVFLLSGVALIVNHLPDRDGRREPAI
- a CDS encoding bifunctional FO biosynthesis protein CofGH — protein: MTTSATSGTGPTENSMRRALKRARDGVALDVFEAAVLLQARGEDLKDLTASAARVRDAGLEAAGRAGVITYSKSVFIPLTRLCRDKCHYCTFVTVPGKLRRAGHGMFMSPDEVLDIARKGAALGCKEALITLGDKPEDRWPEAREWLDAHGYDDTIAYVRAISIRILEETGLLPHLNPGVMSWTDFQRLKPVAPSMGMMLETTAERLWSEPGGPHHGSPDKEPAVRLRVLEDAGRSSVPFTSGLLIGIGETYEERAESLFALRKVARAYHGVQELIIQNFRAKPDTAMRGMPDAELDELIATVAVARHIMGPSACLQAPPNLVDSEYERLIGAGIDDWGGVSPLTIDHVNPERPWPQIEELTERSRAAGFELRERLCVYPEFVRRGEPWLDPRLRPHVAALADPETGLARPGVLPEGLPWQEPEEVFTATGRTDLHASIDTEGRTSDRRDDFDEVYGDWAELREAAAPGMVPERIDTDVREALRTAADDPTKLTDAEALALLHADGAALDAVCRIADDVRKSVVGDDVTYIVTRNINFTNVCYTGCRFCAFAQRRTDADAYTLSLDQVADRAQQAWDVGAVEVCMQGGIHPDLPGTAYFDIARAVKERVPGMHVHAFSPMEVVNGASRTGMSIREWLTAAKEAGLDSVPGTAAEILDDEVRWVLTKGKLPTATWTEVITTAHELGIRSSSTMMYGHVDQPRHWLGHLRTLAGIQQRTGGFTEFVTLPFIHTNAPVYLAGIARPGPSVRDNRAVTAMARLLLHPWIPNIQTSWVKLGTEGAAEMLRSGANDVGGTLMEETISRMAGSSYGSYKSVRDLEAVAEAAGRPAKPRTTLYGEVSEERRAAARASDGHLPELLPLVD
- a CDS encoding sodium:solute symporter family protein encodes the protein MNGLDWAVLIGYFGVMVAIGLWSHRRVDDVGDFFTAGGRMPWWLSGISHHMSGYSAVMFTGYAGIAYTYGITSYVTWSFPIALGIAIGSRMFAPRINRLRSRLGVSSPLEYLKNRYDLTTQQALAWSGMLLKIVDVGAKWAAIATLLSVFTGVSLNQGILITGAVTAVYCTIGGLWADALTELGQFVIQLLAGVAMFVAVVLKLGEKDIGVFGAFDEPALKGHGEPLAGPYGTVFLLAFLFIKLFEYNGGMLNQAQRYMATSGPREAERSARLSALLWLVWPVVLFFPMWMAPLLVRAQKPDGSDAYALMTEQLLPHGLLGLVVVGFFSHTMAMCSSDANAIAAVFTRDVAPVLSRRARGWGERTGLLAARVTTVVFLGLSMAVATQVDSPAFKDIITVVIKWVAGLMGPIAIPMMLGLLRPFRRSGPTAALTAWAAGLLAFWLVNYPVNWQVEGGVPLQYQVSVPLAVSLVLYVLIGWVKPEDTPERLAVIDRINTDGDGTATVPAPGPAGDDVVGAPRKE
- a CDS encoding ADP-ribosylglycohydrolase family protein; amino-acid sequence: MGAASGAVWGRAEQQDFRGRVRGTLLGAAIGDALGAPVDALDLDAIRAAHGPEGLTDLAPGRGGRGTVTHHTQLTLFTVDGLIRAQVRRDTGAWHPPTDLHRAYLRWAATQRDWGPDERREEDGWLAREEWLYARRGPTRALLLGLGNDVMGTLERPKNPGEVGPEAVARSAPFGLLVGWEPQLVVQLALECAAQTHGHPVAVLSAGAYAVVVHALARGESLDGAVQSTLGLLAARPGHEPVTGALQRALGAVRQGLPSPARVAELAGEGTADGLLSAAVYCALVGEDVRHGLCLAVNQSGPSAAAGALTGGLLGALHGETALPPAWLPELEGRPTILELADDFAMEMTQGPALHSPAGSAPGWLARYPRA